One genomic segment of Ipomoea triloba cultivar NCNSP0323 chromosome 9, ASM357664v1 includes these proteins:
- the LOC116029453 gene encoding histone H4 gives MSGRGKGGKGLGKGGAKRHRKVLRDNIQGITKPAIRRLARRGGVKRISGLIYEETRGVLKIFLENVIRDAVTYTEHARRKTVTAMDVVYALKRQGRTLYGFGG, from the coding sequence ATGTCTGGGCGTGGAAAGGGCGGTAAGGGTTTGGGAAAGGGAGGAGCTAAACGTCACCGTAAGGTTCTCCGGGACAATATCCAAGGCATCACGAAGCCGGCCATTCGCCGTCTTGCTCGCCGTGGTGGAGTGAAGCGTATCTCCGGCCTCATCTACGAGGAGACTCGCGGCGTCCTCAAGATCTTCCTCGAGAACGTTATCCGCGACGCTGTTACCTACACTGAGCACGCTCGCCGGAAGACGGTCACTGCAATGGACGTCGTGTATGCTCTCAAGAGACAGGGCCGCACTCTGTACGGATTCGGCGGTTAG
- the LOC116029302 gene encoding histone H4 has translation MSGRGKGGKGLGKGGAKRHRKVLRDNIQGITKPAIRRLARRGGVKRISGLIYEETRGVLKIFLENVIRDAVTYTEHARRKTVTAMDVVYALKRQGRTLYGFGG, from the coding sequence ATGTCTGGGCGTGGAAAGGGCGGTAAGGGTTTGGGAAAGGGAGGAGCGAAACGACACCGTAAGGTCCTCCGCGACAACATCCAAGGCATCACGAAGCCGGCCATTCGCCGTCTGGCTCGCCGTGGAGGAGTGAAGCGTATCTCCGGCCTCATCTACGAGGAAACTCGCGGCGTCCTCAAGATCTTCCTCGAGAACGTCATCCGCGACGCTGTTACCTACACCGAGCACGCTCGCCGGAAGACGGTCACCGCAATGGACGTCGTCTATGCTCTCAAGAGACAGGGCCGCACTCTGTACGGATTCGGCGGTTAG
- the LOC116029452 gene encoding 60S ribosomal protein L18-B-like, producing MPDSLVGRVYKAMYFPQSLFLEADAGNSPSFCWQSILAGRDILISGLGKRMDQYGYDTKIWTNKPPLSLSRLISFMCGKEDKIVVLVGTITDDVRAYEVPALKVCTLRFTKTARARIEKAGGECLTFDQLALRAPLGQNTSANAVHALNKYLYREAKLEAQLEKERKKSFNLSMKNKVKLSPLSMSLKSKPCRKMVEYISGSLMFL from the exons ATGCCTGATAGCCTAGTTGGAAGAGTATATAAAGCCATGTACTTCCCACAGTCCTTGTTTCTGGAAGCTGACGCGGGCAACTCCCCAAGCTTCTGTTGGCAGAGTATACTAGCAGGGCGTGACATTTTAATAAGCGGACTGGGAAAAAGGATGGATCAGTATGGTTATGATACGAAAATATGGACCAACAAGCCTCCGCTGTCTCTCTCAAGGCTGATCTCTTTCATGTGTGGAAAG GAGGACAAGATTGTGGTCCTGGTGGGTACTATCACGGATGATGTGAGAGCCTATGAGGTACCAGCATTGAAGGTCTGCACTCTGAGGTTCACCAAAACCGCAAGGGCTAGGATTGAGAAGGCTGGTGGTGAATGTTTGACGTTTGATCAGCTTGCTCTTCGGGCTCCTTTGGGACAGAACACG AGCGCAAACGCCGTGCATGCATTGAACAAGTATCTTTACAGAGAAGCAAAGTTGGAGGCTCAG CTTGAAAAAGAACGGAAGAAATCCTTTAATTTGTCAATGAAGAACAAAGTAAAGCTATCACCACTCTCAATGTCATTGAAGAGTAAACCATGCAGGAAAATGGTGGAATATATTTCAGGCTCCTTGATGTTCCTATAA
- the LOC116029301 gene encoding histone H4-like, with protein MSGRGKGGKGLGKGGAKRHRKVLRDNIQGITKLATRRLACRGGVKRISGLIYEETRSILKVFLENIIRDAFTYTEHAHRKTVTAMDVVYALKRQGRTLYGFGG; from the coding sequence ATGTCTGGGCGTGGAAAGGGCGGTAAGGGTTTGGGAAAGGGAGGAGCGAAACGACACCGAAAGGTCCTCCGGGACAACATCCAAGGCATCACGAAGCTGGCCACTCGCCGTCTAGCTTGCCGTGGTGGAGTGAAGCGTATCTCCGGCCTCATCTATGAGGAGACTCGTAGCATCCTCAAGGTCTTCCTTGAGAACATCATCCGCGACGCGTTTACTTACACCGAGCACGCTCACCGGAAGACGGTGACCGCAATGGACGTCGTGTATGCTCTCAAGAGACAGGGCCGCACCTTGTATGGATTTGGCGGTTAG